The following coding sequences are from one Aquificaceae bacterium window:
- the rpsU gene encoding 30S ribosomal protein S21: MAIVQVMENEPFEKAFKRFKRIVEKEGILTEVKRRQFYEKPSEKKKRKERQARKRIIKALKKRSLL; the protein is encoded by the coding sequence TTGGCTATAGTTCAGGTTATGGAAAACGAACCCTTTGAGAAGGCTTTTAAGAGGTTCAAAAGGATAGTGGAGAAGGAAGGCATACTCACAGAGGTGAAAAGAAGACAGTTTTACGAAAAACCCAGCGAGAAGAAAAAGAGGAAGGAAAGACAGGCAAGAAAGAGAATAATCAAGGCTCTTAAGAAGAGGAGCCTTCTTTAG
- a CDS encoding OsmC family protein, whose amino-acid sequence MEEKSISLRLSELEHTYMAKTSNGELMVGEQGFRPMELLLAALAGCSGVDISQILKKKRQEVRDIQIDVKGTRRDEYPRVYEKISLRYRVYGKNVKEKAVEEAIRLSVEKYCSVYAMLSKACHIEVSFEVVNEA is encoded by the coding sequence ATGGAAGAAAAAAGCATCAGTCTCAGGCTTTCTGAGCTTGAGCATACCTATATGGCAAAGACAAGCAACGGTGAGCTTATGGTGGGTGAGCAGGGCTTCAGACCCATGGAGCTACTTCTGGCCGCCCTTGCAGGCTGTAGTGGTGTGGATATTTCCCAGATACTGAAAAAGAAAAGGCAGGAGGTAAGGGACATACAGATTGATGTGAAGGGCACAAGAAGGGATGAATATCCAAGGGTTTACGAGAAGATAAGCCTCAGATACAGGGTTTACGGGAAAAATGTCAAAGAAAAGGCTGTGGAAGAAGCCATAAGACTTTCTGTTGAGAAATACTGCAGTGTTTATGCCATGCTGAGTAAGGCGTGTCACATTGAGGTGAGCTTTGAGGTGGTCAATGAGGCTTGA
- a CDS encoding secondary thiamine-phosphate synthase enzyme YjbQ: MKSHTVYLSFNTKNRRELVRITEDVKRIVEESGIREGLCLVSSMHLTASVIVQDDEEGLHQDIWEWLERLAPYREDYEHHRTGEDNGDAHLKNLLTHLQVVLPVTNGRLDLGPWQEIFYAEFDGQRKKRVVVKVIGT; encoded by the coding sequence ATGAAAAGCCACACGGTATATCTTTCTTTCAACACAAAAAACAGAAGGGAGCTGGTGAGAATAACGGAGGATGTAAAGAGGATAGTGGAAGAGTCTGGAATAAGGGAAGGGCTATGTCTTGTTTCTTCCATGCACCTAACTGCCTCTGTCATAGTTCAGGATGATGAGGAGGGCCTTCATCAGGATATATGGGAATGGCTTGAAAGGCTTGCACCCTACAGAGAAGACTACGAACATCACAGAACCGGCGAAGACAACGGGGACGCACATCTGAAAAACCTTCTTACACACCTTCAGGTTGTCCTGCCCGTCACCAATGGCAGGCTTGACCTGGGACCATGGCAGGAGATATTTTATGCAGAGTTTGACGGACAGAGGAAAAAGAGGGTAGTGGTCAAAGTTATAGGTACGTGA
- a CDS encoding PilZ domain-containing protein, which yields MEYQGGFETFREATRYMFRAPSLFDVLFVLMGLSLAVGFLIVFPYLWSRYRARMDLRKEFFNMGKSMGLDGEEILLLWKCANITREPVKIMQTKAVFERCISKLVKEDSSKIEMVAQIRRKLRFDSLPWFLPLNSTKDIDLYQTGFITYEGHAYSSAVWEKNELELHIAMLDGPAGPIQPGGKVKFSFLREGDGRYYFQGDILRTYRDGTKLVLVLPHTDQLSKIQLRESLRWRVRIPARIHIYRNNSLLSLEEPEDTIEGTIEDLSVQGVRVCLSGFVEVKGGEKVYLNFELKSYPIRTLGTVKNVRGGVDRTCLGIKFENLSKTDEDYIRKFIIEEQRELLRTYKMGEPKEGSSS from the coding sequence ATGGAATATCAGGGAGGGTTTGAAACCTTCAGGGAAGCCACCAGATACATGTTCAGAGCCCCAAGCCTTTTTGATGTGCTTTTTGTGCTTATGGGCCTGTCCCTTGCAGTGGGGTTTCTTATAGTCTTTCCCTATCTCTGGTCAAGATACAGGGCAAGAATGGACCTCAGGAAAGAGTTTTTTAACATGGGAAAATCCATGGGGCTTGATGGAGAAGAAATCCTCCTTCTGTGGAAATGTGCAAACATAACCAGAGAACCCGTCAAGATAATGCAGACAAAGGCAGTTTTTGAAAGGTGTATTTCAAAACTTGTAAAGGAAGACTCATCAAAAATAGAGATGGTTGCCCAGATAAGGAGAAAACTCAGGTTTGATAGCCTTCCATGGTTCCTTCCTCTTAATAGCACAAAGGATATAGACCTTTATCAGACCGGGTTTATAACTTACGAAGGCCATGCTTACAGTTCTGCCGTATGGGAAAAAAACGAGCTTGAACTTCACATAGCTATGCTTGATGGACCTGCAGGACCAATACAGCCCGGGGGGAAGGTTAAGTTTTCCTTCCTGAGGGAGGGTGATGGCAGATACTATTTTCAAGGCGACATACTGAGAACATACAGGGATGGAACAAAGCTGGTTCTTGTGCTACCTCATACAGACCAGCTATCAAAAATTCAGCTCAGAGAGAGCCTCCGCTGGAGGGTGAGAATACCAGCAAGGATACACATATACAGAAACAACTCTCTGTTATCACTTGAGGAGCCTGAAGATACGATAGAAGGCACCATAGAAGACCTGAGCGTTCAGGGTGTAAGGGTGTGCCTGTCAGGTTTTGTGGAGGTAAAGGGTGGAGAAAAGGTTTACCTGAACTTTGAACTCAAATCCTACCCAATAAGGACCCTTGGAACCGTGAAAAATGTCAGAGGTGGAGTGGACAGAACATGTCTGGGTATAAAGTTTGAAAATCTGAGTAAGACGGATGAAGATTACATAAGGAAGTTCATAATAGAAGAGCAGAGGGAACTTCTCAGAACCTATAAGATGGGAGAGCCTAAAGAAGGCTCCTCTTCTTAA
- the trxB gene encoding thioredoxin-disulfide reductase, with translation MVELSEDILYDCIIVGGGPAGLTAGLYCARAKMNTLLFEKGTLGGQIAITDLVENYPGFPEGISGKELTKRFKDQAERFGLHILRKEVSKIERAGREIFLHLRTGELVRSKTVILAVGSNPRRLGVPGEEEFLNRGVSYCATCDGALFEGVPIAVVGGGDSATQESLFLTRFASRVYLVHRRDQLRAQKHLQEKVFSNPKITFVPNKVVEEIKGGDFVEKLLLRDTKDNSLSELPVEGLFIFIGLEPNTGFLKGSLELDDKGYIITDERMRTSMEGVFAAGDCRSGATGQVAVAVGEGCIAAIEAERYIEDKF, from the coding sequence ATGGTGGAACTTTCTGAAGACATACTTTACGACTGCATAATAGTAGGAGGTGGTCCCGCAGGGCTCACGGCGGGGCTTTACTGTGCAAGGGCAAAAATGAACACCCTTCTCTTTGAGAAGGGGACTCTGGGAGGGCAGATAGCCATAACAGACCTGGTGGAGAACTATCCAGGCTTTCCTGAGGGCATAAGTGGAAAGGAGCTCACTAAGAGGTTTAAGGACCAGGCAGAGAGGTTTGGACTCCACATACTGAGGAAAGAAGTCTCAAAGATAGAGAGAGCTGGCAGAGAGATATTTCTTCACCTCAGGACAGGTGAACTTGTAAGGAGCAAGACGGTCATACTTGCTGTGGGTTCAAACCCGAGAAGGCTGGGAGTTCCTGGAGAGGAAGAGTTTTTGAACAGGGGTGTTTCCTACTGTGCCACCTGCGATGGTGCCCTTTTTGAAGGGGTGCCTATAGCGGTTGTTGGTGGGGGAGATTCAGCAACACAGGAAAGCCTGTTCCTCACGAGGTTTGCCAGCAGAGTGTATCTGGTGCACAGAAGGGACCAGCTGAGGGCTCAGAAGCATCTTCAGGAAAAGGTATTTTCCAACCCCAAAATAACCTTTGTTCCCAATAAGGTGGTGGAAGAGATAAAGGGCGGTGATTTTGTGGAAAAACTGCTTCTGAGGGACACAAAAGACAACAGCCTTTCAGAACTACCGGTTGAAGGCCTTTTTATATTTATAGGTCTTGAACCAAACACGGGCTTTCTTAAGGGAAGCCTTGAACTTGACGATAAAGGATACATAATCACCGACGAGAGGATGAGGACTTCGATGGAGGGTGTGTTTGCTGCCGGTGATTGTAGAAGCGGTGCTACCGGCCAGGTAGCTGTAGCAGTTGGAGAGGGGTGCATAGCGGCCATTGAAGCAGAAAGATACATAGAGGATAAATTTTAG
- the trxA gene encoding thioredoxin — MAVIVLTESNWQTEVINSDRPVVVDFWAPWCGPCRIIAPIVEELAMEMGDKVKFGKLNTDENPNIAMRYGIRAIPTIMLFKNGDVVDTRIGVQPKEALRQMINSHL, encoded by the coding sequence ATGGCAGTTATAGTGCTCACTGAGAGCAACTGGCAGACAGAGGTCATAAACTCTGACAGGCCAGTTGTGGTAGATTTCTGGGCTCCCTGGTGTGGACCGTGCAGAATAATAGCACCCATAGTGGAAGAACTGGCGATGGAAATGGGCGATAAGGTCAAGTTTGGAAAGCTGAACACGGACGAAAACCCAAACATAGCCATGAGATATGGCATAAGGGCCATACCCACCATAATGCTCTTCAAGAACGGTGATGTGGTGGATACACGTATTGGAGTTCAGCCAAAGGAGGCCCTGAGGCAGATGATTAACAGCCACCTGTGA
- a CDS encoding 7-cyano-7-deazaguanine synthase, giving the protein MWQVNVHRIVVLFSGGVESTCLLYMYLREGWLVYPVYVKAGYPWEALELENGRNLWLYTMKVHRNLMPLRVVSMINPEKVNRREHNRNLFIPLRNMSLVSMAGNYALLKGIRHVAIGSLGIYPFPDNNADYMKKLQSLMNIELLTPFMGMEKHEVLKRFSEGVPLERTLSCIRPKKLMGKIVSCGKCEKCRERQEAFTYL; this is encoded by the coding sequence ATGTGGCAGGTGAATGTTCATAGGATAGTGGTTCTTTTCAGCGGTGGGGTGGAGAGCACATGCCTGCTTTACATGTATCTCAGAGAAGGCTGGCTTGTTTACCCAGTCTATGTAAAGGCAGGCTATCCATGGGAAGCCCTTGAGCTTGAAAATGGGAGAAATCTATGGCTTTATACAATGAAAGTGCACAGAAATCTTATGCCTCTCAGGGTCGTATCCATGATAAATCCAGAAAAGGTTAACAGAAGAGAACATAACAGAAATCTATTCATACCCCTGAGAAACATGAGTCTGGTGTCTATGGCAGGCAACTACGCATTACTGAAGGGTATAAGGCATGTGGCAATAGGCAGTCTGGGCATTTATCCTTTCCCCGACAACAACGCAGATTATATGAAAAAGCTACAGTCTCTGATGAACATAGAGCTCCTGACCCCCTTCATGGGGATGGAAAAGCATGAGGTGCTTAAAAGATTTTCAGAGGGTGTCCCTCTTGAGAGGACACTGTCGTGCATTAGACCAAAGAAGCTCATGGGCAAAATAGTCAGTTGCGGAAAATGTGAAAAGTGCAGGGAAAGACAGGAGGCCTTCACGTACCTATAA
- the accB gene encoding acetyl-CoA carboxylase biotin carboxyl carrier protein yields MDKDFVKEIINLVKGSDIKQLTIEAEGFKLFIETHQKEVLQRVVETPYKEVRYQEVIPSTEEVPQENLHVIKSPLVGTFYRSPSPGAPPFVEVGDMVSPGQVLCIIEALKVMNEIESDVRGKVIKILVENGETVEYGQPLFIIDTSA; encoded by the coding sequence ATGGACAAAGATTTTGTAAAGGAAATAATAAACCTCGTCAAGGGAAGCGATATAAAACAGCTTACTATAGAGGCAGAGGGCTTCAAACTTTTCATAGAAACCCATCAGAAAGAAGTGCTACAGAGGGTGGTTGAAACACCTTACAAAGAGGTTCGTTATCAGGAGGTCATACCTTCCACTGAGGAGGTTCCTCAGGAAAACCTCCATGTGATAAAGAGCCCTCTTGTGGGCACCTTTTACAGGTCTCCATCCCCTGGGGCTCCGCCCTTTGTGGAGGTGGGTGATATGGTATCCCCCGGTCAGGTGCTATGCATAATAGAAGCCCTTAAGGTGATGAACGAGATAGAAAGCGATGTGAGAGGAAAGGTTATAAAAATCCTTGTGGAAAACGGTGAAACAGTTGAATACGGACAGCCTCTGTTTATCATAGACACAAGCGCCTAA
- the trpA gene encoding tryptophan synthase subunit alpha, giving the protein MRLENFWKKGKKALLSYMMVGYPDYHTSLEAFRVLLKEGTDILEIGFPFSDPVADGPTIQTAHEVALGKGIKSEHVFRLSATLREEFPERPFLLMTYYNPMFRMGIEKFCKRAKESGIDGFIVPDLPPEEGGELKDVCSTLDLSVVFLASPTSTEKRLRLICESSDHMVYFVSLTGTTGVRDELPMHRLKESLSLYRSVCKKPVVVGFGISKPEQAGEVSAIADGVVVGSHFVRLAGRGDLEGLSKSVRIIKEAVEGVKY; this is encoded by the coding sequence ATGAGGCTTGAAAACTTCTGGAAAAAGGGGAAAAAGGCTCTACTTTCTTACATGATGGTGGGCTATCCTGACTACCATACATCTCTTGAGGCCTTCAGAGTTCTTCTAAAAGAAGGAACAGATATACTGGAGATAGGCTTTCCCTTCTCTGACCCTGTGGCAGATGGACCCACCATACAGACAGCCCATGAAGTCGCTCTTGGGAAAGGCATAAAATCAGAGCATGTTTTCAGACTTTCTGCCACTCTCAGAGAGGAATTTCCAGAAAGGCCCTTTCTCCTTATGACTTACTACAATCCCATGTTCCGCATGGGTATTGAAAAATTCTGCAAAAGGGCAAAAGAAAGCGGTATTGACGGCTTTATAGTGCCCGACCTTCCACCGGAGGAGGGTGGTGAGCTAAAAGATGTATGTTCCACCCTTGATCTTTCTGTGGTCTTTCTGGCTTCGCCCACGAGCACTGAAAAAAGACTCAGGCTAATATGTGAAAGCTCTGACCATATGGTATACTTCGTATCCCTTACTGGAACTACGGGGGTGAGAGATGAGCTCCCTATGCACAGGCTCAAGGAAAGTCTGAGCCTCTACAGGTCCGTCTGTAAAAAGCCTGTCGTGGTGGGCTTTGGTATATCCAAGCCAGAGCAGGCAGGGGAGGTGTCCGCCATTGCCGATGGGGTAGTTGTAGGCAGTCATTTTGTAAGGCTTGCTGGCAGGGGGGACCTTGAGGGGCTTTCAAAAAGCGTAAGAATCATAAAGGAAGCCGTTGAAGGTGTAAAATATTAG
- a CDS encoding metalloregulator ArsR/SmtB family transcription factor: MQAEVLSEERLEEWAEFLKALAHPIRLKIISVLIEGRQCVKNLSDLLHTSQPNVSQHLSILRNRGIVGCKRDGSIVCYYIKDERVVKIYEILSKEV; encoded by the coding sequence ATGCAAGCTGAGGTTTTGAGTGAGGAAAGGTTAGAAGAGTGGGCAGAATTTTTAAAGGCTCTGGCTCATCCTATCAGGCTCAAGATAATCTCCGTGCTGATTGAAGGCAGGCAGTGTGTGAAAAACCTGAGTGACCTCCTTCACACCTCACAGCCCAATGTTTCTCAGCATCTGAGCATACTCAGGAACAGGGGTATTGTGGGGTGTAAAAGGGATGGGTCCATAGTGTGCTACTACATCAAGGATGAAAGGGTGGTGAAAATCTACGAAATACTGAGCAAGGAGGTGTAA
- a CDS encoding YdcH family protein encodes MSREEVIQKLLQENKEFRYHYEKHHELDAQVDKLEKHHPMTHELEMEIERLKRERLYHRDMMERMINDFMKSYA; translated from the coding sequence ATGAGCAGAGAGGAGGTAATCCAGAAGCTTCTTCAGGAAAACAAAGAATTCAGATACCATTACGAAAAACACCATGAGCTGGATGCACAGGTGGACAAGCTGGAAAAGCACCACCCAATGACCCATGAGCTGGAGATGGAAATAGAGAGGCTAAAGAGGGAGAGGCTCTACCACAGAGATATGATGGAGCGGATGATTAACGATTTCATGAAAAGCTACGCATGA
- the ftsY gene encoding signal recognition particle-docking protein FtsY has translation MLFWRKSEEEKLAEKGDKNAILALIEKGKREKAIEILEKFKENPELRGLLFRLYMEEGKYYYAYQLIEHYDPELATAKEKALIYERVGELEKSAREYSKLGDWESLKRAGLLMWQAKRPEEALELLNRSLKLAPALKRQEVEESIRNIQEELGLIQKETLLEKLRKGLKKTREAVEFGILFAGRKIDDELFEELEEKLIRADVGAKTSLQLVEELRKEAVRRNLKTSDQLSGLLKQALLSQIVKCEATLREPHEGTSLYLFLGVNGSGKTTTIGKLAHRFVKEGRKVLLVAGDTFRSAAIEQLEVWAQRSGADIFKKQEGADPASVVYEALQKVKEEGYQVVLVDTAGRLHTKEPLIRELRKVRDVIKRFLPEEPTETLLVLDATIGQNSIQQAKVFKEAVEVTGLVLTKLDGSAKGGAIVPICKELGIPVKLLGVGEGIEDLQPYVAEAFIEELIS, from the coding sequence ATGCTCTTCTGGAGGAAGTCTGAAGAAGAAAAGCTTGCAGAAAAGGGAGACAAGAATGCCATACTTGCCCTCATAGAAAAGGGGAAGAGGGAAAAGGCCATTGAAATACTGGAAAAGTTTAAGGAAAACCCTGAGCTGAGGGGACTTCTCTTCAGGCTTTACATGGAAGAGGGAAAATATTACTATGCCTACCAGCTTATAGAACACTACGACCCTGAACTTGCCACAGCAAAGGAGAAAGCTCTCATATACGAAAGGGTTGGGGAGCTGGAAAAGTCTGCAAGAGAATATTCAAAGCTCGGGGACTGGGAGAGCCTCAAGAGGGCTGGACTTTTAATGTGGCAGGCAAAAAGGCCAGAAGAAGCCCTTGAGCTTTTAAACCGCTCGCTCAAACTTGCTCCAGCTCTAAAGAGGCAGGAAGTAGAGGAAAGTATAAGAAACATTCAGGAAGAGCTTGGTTTAATACAGAAGGAAACCCTTCTTGAAAAGCTCAGGAAGGGGCTTAAAAAAACCAGAGAGGCGGTAGAGTTTGGCATACTTTTTGCAGGAAGGAAGATAGATGATGAGCTCTTTGAGGAGCTGGAAGAAAAGCTCATAAGGGCGGATGTGGGAGCAAAGACTTCTCTGCAGCTCGTGGAGGAGCTCAGAAAGGAAGCAGTAAGGAGAAACCTCAAAACTTCAGACCAGCTCTCTGGACTCCTAAAGCAAGCTCTTCTTTCGCAGATAGTAAAGTGTGAAGCAACCCTCAGAGAGCCTCACGAGGGAACCAGCCTTTATCTTTTTCTCGGCGTAAACGGCTCAGGCAAGACTACCACCATAGGAAAGCTGGCTCACAGGTTTGTGAAAGAGGGCAGAAAGGTTTTGCTTGTGGCAGGGGATACCTTCAGGTCTGCAGCAATAGAACAGCTTGAGGTGTGGGCTCAGAGGAGCGGTGCGGACATATTCAAAAAGCAGGAGGGCGCAGACCCCGCCTCTGTGGTATACGAAGCTCTGCAGAAAGTAAAGGAAGAGGGATATCAGGTGGTGCTGGTAGACACTGCCGGCAGGCTTCATACAAAAGAGCCTCTTATAAGGGAACTGAGAAAGGTAAGGGATGTTATAAAGAGATTTCTGCCAGAGGAGCCCACAGAGACTCTTCTGGTTCTTGATGCCACTATAGGCCAGAACTCCATACAGCAAGCAAAAGTTTTCAAGGAAGCGGTTGAAGTTACAGGTCTTGTGCTTACAAAACTTGACGGCTCTGCCAAGGGCGGAGCCATAGTGCCCATATGTAAGGAGCTTGGCATTCCAGTAAAGTTGTTAGGCGTAGGCGAAGGCATAGAAGACCTTCAACCCTATGTGGCTGAAGCTTTTATAGAGGAGTTAATCTCTTAG
- a CDS encoding SDR family oxidoreductase encodes MKRAIITGIRRIGHEVAKSLLQEGWSVGLVYKSSEYVYRKLKEAYGDRVYGVRADLSLWEDCIRATEKLLELLSGVDAFLHLSSPYEPTPLKDLREEDIYHHFRPIAQAFVVMSRELFPAMMKNPGSVRGRIVAFGDWATNTTPYRNYSAYFLAKGALHTAVKVLAKEFAPHVLVNAIALGPTVKPPDFSEEKWQEYINKTPLKREVSVKDVVRLTHYLLEVESMTGEIINLDSGRHVAGECS; translated from the coding sequence ATGAAGAGAGCCATAATAACAGGCATAAGAAGGATTGGCCACGAGGTAGCAAAAAGCTTGCTCCAGGAAGGCTGGAGTGTGGGGCTCGTCTATAAAAGTTCTGAGTATGTCTACAGAAAACTTAAAGAGGCTTATGGTGATAGAGTTTACGGAGTTAGGGCAGACCTGAGTCTGTGGGAAGATTGCATAAGGGCAACAGAAAAGCTCCTTGAGCTTTTAAGCGGCGTGGACGCCTTCCTTCATCTCTCAAGTCCCTATGAACCCACACCCCTGAAAGACCTGAGGGAAGAAGATATATACCACCATTTCAGACCCATAGCTCAGGCTTTTGTAGTGATGAGCAGGGAGCTGTTTCCTGCCATGATGAAAAACCCCGGCAGCGTAAGGGGTAGAATAGTTGCCTTCGGCGACTGGGCCACAAATACCACTCCTTACAGAAACTATTCAGCCTACTTTCTTGCCAAGGGTGCACTGCACACCGCAGTAAAGGTGCTCGCAAAAGAGTTTGCACCCCATGTGCTGGTAAACGCCATAGCTCTGGGTCCCACCGTGAAACCTCCAGACTTCTCCGAAGAAAAGTGGCAGGAATACATAAACAAAACTCCCCTCAAAAGGGAAGTTTCTGTGAAAGACGTGGTCAGGCTCACCCATTACCTGCTTGAGGTGGAGAGTATGACGGGGGAGATAATTAACCTTGACAGCGGGAGGCATGTGGCAGGTGAATGTTCATAG
- the lon gene encoding endopeptidase La — protein sequence MFPEELVRVPDVPSDVFELPAMPLRDLVVFPTMVIPLFVGRNFSIRAVEEALKKDRLIFLILQKDKSMESPNTEDLYTVGTIAHVVRSAPIEENRLKILVQGIKRARLLEYRQTGDYYTARVQPLEEVELDPETLSSEVRAYIRSVKEQLDTAVSLGKQVIPDLIMVIKDLEDPGRLADLTASILDIKAVEAQRVLETFDPVERLKLVHQYLQSEVGLLEVQSKIRGVAREKIEKEQREYFLRQQLKAILEELGEGDERRAEIEEYRKKLSRLKISKEAREEIEKQIKRLEKLHPESAEAGVLRTWLEWVLDLPWDRSTRDRYDLDKAREILDRDHYNLEKVKDRIVEYLAVKKLTKGKSHAVQILCFVGPPGVGKTSLGRSIAESLGRKFVRISLGGIRDEAEIRGHRRTYVGAMPGRIIQAVKQGGTKNPLIVLDEVDKLSLSFQGDPAAALLEVLDPEQNKNFVDLYIGLPFDLSEVFFICTANRVDTIPRPLLDRMEVIHLSGYSEEEKVFIARNHLLPKLLPEHGFKREEVIFHDEALLEVIRGYTRESGVRSLQRQLSSVLRKLALKRLKGEPLPFEVKPQDIKGFLGVSKRFTVSEEKPMVGIAVGLAWTEVGGEIMIIEATKFKGKGSLILTGSLGDIMKESAQAALSYIKSKAEDYSIDPETFSGYDVHVHVPEGAVPKDGPSAGITLAVALLSLFTGREVRTDVAMTGEITLRGRVLPVGGLKEKILAAKRAGIYEVILPSKNRDEVMEDLPQYVRDKMTLHFVDSLDEVFGIIFSKT from the coding sequence ATGTTTCCAGAAGAGCTTGTAAGGGTTCCTGACGTGCCTTCGGATGTTTTTGAGCTGCCTGCTATGCCCCTGAGGGACCTGGTGGTTTTCCCCACCATGGTAATACCACTCTTCGTCGGGAGAAACTTTTCCATAAGGGCGGTTGAGGAGGCCCTTAAAAAAGACAGGCTCATATTTCTCATATTGCAGAAGGATAAGAGTATGGAGTCTCCCAACACGGAAGACCTTTATACGGTTGGCACAATAGCCCATGTGGTGAGGTCCGCACCCATAGAGGAAAACAGGTTAAAGATACTTGTGCAGGGGATAAAGAGGGCAAGGCTCTTAGAATACAGACAGACCGGGGATTACTACACGGCAAGGGTCCAGCCTCTGGAAGAGGTAGAGCTTGACCCTGAAACTCTCTCCAGTGAAGTCAGGGCTTACATAAGGTCTGTAAAGGAGCAGCTTGATACTGCAGTTTCTCTGGGGAAGCAGGTTATACCGGACCTTATCATGGTTATAAAGGACCTTGAAGACCCCGGGAGGCTTGCGGACCTGACTGCCTCCATACTGGATATAAAGGCTGTAGAAGCCCAGAGAGTCCTTGAAACCTTTGACCCTGTGGAGAGGCTAAAGCTTGTCCATCAGTATCTTCAGAGCGAGGTGGGACTGCTTGAAGTGCAGAGCAAGATAAGGGGTGTGGCAAGGGAGAAGATAGAGAAGGAGCAGAGAGAGTATTTTCTGAGACAGCAGCTTAAGGCCATACTGGAAGAGCTGGGTGAAGGTGATGAGAGAAGGGCAGAGATTGAGGAATACAGGAAAAAGCTCAGCAGGCTGAAAATTTCAAAGGAAGCCAGAGAGGAGATAGAGAAGCAAATAAAAAGGCTTGAAAAGCTCCATCCAGAGTCTGCAGAGGCAGGCGTTCTCAGGACTTGGCTTGAGTGGGTGCTTGACCTTCCATGGGACAGGAGCACAAGAGACAGGTATGACCTTGACAAAGCAAGGGAAATACTTGACAGAGACCACTACAACCTTGAAAAGGTAAAGGACAGGATAGTGGAATACTTAGCGGTCAAAAAGCTTACAAAGGGCAAAAGCCATGCGGTGCAAATACTCTGCTTTGTAGGACCACCGGGGGTCGGCAAAACTTCACTTGGAAGGTCCATCGCAGAATCCCTTGGCAGGAAGTTCGTCAGGATATCTCTGGGCGGTATAAGGGACGAGGCGGAAATAAGGGGGCATAGAAGGACATATGTTGGAGCAATGCCTGGCAGGATAATACAGGCGGTCAAGCAGGGGGGAACGAAAAACCCCCTCATAGTGCTTGACGAGGTGGACAAGCTATCCCTTTCCTTTCAGGGTGACCCTGCGGCAGCACTCCTTGAGGTGCTTGACCCAGAGCAGAACAAAAACTTCGTGGACCTTTACATAGGTCTACCCTTTGACCTTTCTGAGGTTTTCTTTATATGCACTGCAAATCGCGTGGATACAATACCAAGACCTCTCCTTGACAGAATGGAAGTTATACACCTTTCTGGATATTCTGAGGAAGAAAAAGTCTTTATAGCCAGAAACCACCTGCTTCCAAAGCTGCTCCCAGAACACGGCTTTAAAAGGGAGGAGGTCATATTCCATGATGAAGCCCTGCTGGAAGTTATAAGGGGCTATACCAGAGAGTCGGGTGTAAGAAGCCTTCAGAGACAGCTCAGTTCAGTATTGAGAAAGCTGGCTCTTAAACGTCTCAAGGGCGAACCCCTGCCCTTTGAAGTAAAGCCTCAGGATATAAAGGGCTTTCTGGGCGTTTCAAAGAGGTTTACTGTCTCTGAAGAAAAGCCTATGGTGGGAATAGCTGTAGGGCTTGCATGGACAGAGGTGGGTGGTGAGATAATGATAATAGAGGCCACCAAGTTCAAAGGTAAGGGGAGTCTTATACTTACAGGCTCTCTTGGGGATATTATGAAGGAGTCTGCGCAGGCGGCCCTTTCCTACATAAAGTCAAAGGCAGAAGATTACAGCATAGACCCAGAAACCTTTTCAGGCTACGATGTGCATGTGCACGTGCCAGAGGGTGCTGTGCCAAAGGATGGCCCCTCTGCAGGCATAACCCTTGCAGTGGCGCTCCTTTCTCTTTTCACTGGGAGGGAAGTAAGAACAGATGTGGCCATGACGGGCGAAATTACCCTGAGGGGAAGGGTTCTGCCTGTAGGTGGTCTCAAGGAGAAGATACTGGCTGCAAAAAGGGCTGGCATATACGAGGTCATACTTCCCTCAAAGAACAGAGATGAAGTGATGGAAGACCTGCCACAGTATGTGAGGGATAAGATGACTCTGCATTTTGTAGACAGCCTTGATGAGGTTTTTGGTATAATATTCTCCAAAACTTAA